One Antennarius striatus isolate MH-2024 chromosome 9, ASM4005453v1, whole genome shotgun sequence genomic window, TGTGCCTACAGAATGCATGAGTGCAGAAGAGTGGCTGGCCCACgttaaaaacaggaagttatgTGCTGTGGGTGTCAGGATTTCAAATcccatgcaaataaaaaaaaagagaatttgctgtaaaataataaagtctGCATCACATGCAAATATATGTTGTGGTTTTATAAAGTTGTTAGCAATGACATAATAAATACTCCTGTATGGCCAGGAGACATACACAGGAGACTTTGTTTCATAAATGAGCTAATGTGCAGCATTATATTCTAATATAAACTACTTACACgacacaataaataacaatattgAAGTCAGACATGGGTATATTTGCCACTTCTCTATTTGTGCGGGTTGGCGGCCTGCCTTTGCATCTCTAAACACGGGAATCTGCATTTCCTGAAAATTGAATTTTTGCTATTGCAGCGGAAAGTGGAGGAGGAAAAGTAGAAGATGATGGGGTCGATGCAGGTGTTGAAGGTGCTGAGTAGTAAGCAGTAGTATCTCCACTTCGGGCTCTCGCCGTAGAGGTAACCCATCAAATGGGAGATGTTGTAGGGCAGAACGCAAATAAGGAACACAGCCAGAGTCCCCAAGGCCATGCCGATGGCTTTCTGCTTCTGAATGCAGGATATCCTGGGGCGGCTGTAGAGGATCACGATGCAGCGCAAGTAGCAGTAAACACAAATCAGAAGAGGGATGAGGCAGAGTACGATGAAGAACTCCATCCGTACCGGGAGGAGGACCTCCAACTGCTTTTTAGTGAAATTTTCATAGCACACAGTCCGGTTTTTACTCGATAGGGACGGGTGGTGCAGGGTAATGATAGTGATGGAGCAGTGCGCCGAGGAGAAGAGCCAAATAGCAACACTAATCACGATGGCGTACACAGGCTCCTGCAGCTGGTGGTAGGTGATGGGGAACGCGATCCCGATGTACCGCACCACGCTGACCGCCATCAGCAGCAAGGAGCTGGTGTAGATAgtggagaagaagatgaaggcgGTGATGGAGCAGAGAAAGTCGGGCAAATTCCATTTCATGCCTGACGCCGCCTCGTGCATCTTGAGGGGGAGGATGATCAGGAAAAGCAGGTCGGAGACGGTTAGGTTGAGCAGCAGGATGTCCGTCGGCAGAGGTTTGCTGTAGATCCTGATGCTGAAGGCATAGAGAGCCAGGAGGTTGGCCGGCAGGCCAATCAGGAATGAGATGATGTAGACCGATAGGATGACCTCACTCCCTACCATCGCTTCCACCATGACCCTAAACAAAAGCAAGTAAACAACATCAGCGTTTCTCAATTGACAGATACCATTGGTTAAAAATTAAAGGTTATTTACATATCAAAGCAGAAATGACATGTGCGAAACAGTCAGCTTCATTCTGATACCTAatcataaaattcaaaatacttGTGAACCTCagttgtgtaaacatgatcGCTATGGtaaccccaacaacaaaaacacaaccatcaTTGGAAAACTCATTAATACTCTATTGAAACAGGTTTTTTCATTAAGATCTGATGTCTGAAAGGCAGATATTAGAAATGGACAGACAAAAgataattcacacacacacacacacacacacacacacacacacacacacacacacacacacacacacacacacacacacacacacacacacacacacacacacacacacacacacacacacacacacacacacacacacacacacacacacacacacacacacacacactcatagatGATCAGCAAATGTagggaaaaaacaaacttgatagaagttcaaattaaattaatgcagTCCTGAGAGCAAAAGGCAAATCCAACCAGACTTGAGTgaattgtgtgcgtgtgtgtgtgtgtgtgtgtgtgtgtgtgtgtgtgtgtgtgtgtgtgttttagggcctaaaacacacacacataaatgcatcACCTGTGACAAAGCACTGAACCCCGTGATACAAGAAGATCCTCAATAAAATTATGGTGCAGTAAATGATACTGTATTTTGACgagcagaagaaaaacacaataatatgGCATAAAATTCAATTTTGAGCTCCAGTGTGTTTGATCGTTTTTCATCATGGGTCTCCATACCCGTTATTAGTCAGCTCCCAATATCACATTCAAAACAACAGCTGTGGaatttcaaaagcaaaaaaaaaaagttctgataGATTCTCATTCTGTCTGACGCTCCGTGTTGTTGGCCTCGCTGTGCCTTTCATCAAAGACATCCACTTTATCACTGGAGTTCAGATGAGCTGATACGTGATATAACAAACCGATAAAAGCAGGTCATAATATCTCAGGTTCTGTGTGACAGACTCGTCCATCCATTCCACACTGAGTCACCAGCATGCATTAGTTGGTTCATATTAACATTTGGCATTCATATCCAGTAAGATGATAATCGACCTCCTCCCACTGGATTTCCCTGGAATAAACTCTGAGTATGATAATTAAGTTTGGATGTCATCAGGCTGTGAGCCAGTGTTCATTCAAATACACGCCTATGGACTACGACACAGGAATGATGCTGCAGATTAAACATTTACACCAACAGCCATTTCCAAGTCTGGCAAACTGTGTGAAAGAAAGAGCGTGACGATGAATCAAAGGCTTCAGCCGATCTTGTACTTCTGATGTTTCTTTCAGCACCAATATAGAAAATCTGCTTTTCCCTGATTCACACTCAACAGCAAGTCAGTGTATGAAAAAGTCGAGCTGAAGTGATTAAAAACACTCTCTTACTTTTGACGACTACATCCGTTGTGCTTGCAAGGCTCCCTTGGCTCGCCCTCCCTGTGCTCCCATCTCTGGCCTCCTCTAAGTGGTCTAATTCTATTTAATGCTAATACTGATAATCATGTATCCAAAATGATTCTCTTCTCCATTATCTCTGCttttcttcatctgctgctgcagtaAATCATTAATTCCATCGCAGGAATCATGAGAGTTTCATCTTCTTGCTATTATCATCACAGATAAAGACATCATTTCAGAATGATTCTAATGAATTATCTCTGAGAAATTTCTTCCCtggaagccttttttttttctgatgtgttttttcGTAATGCCATTTGTACAGTTGCCTCCAGAGACGCGAACTTTCACCTTCCTGctttacacaaacaaacaaagtacCCGGTGATGATGCTGTGGCATCTTTTAATAGGATCTTGTTTTGACGCAGCCCTATAGTCTTTTTGTAATTATTCAGATTGTAACGACAATGGTGGAGGACGTTTCTCTGCATCTTGACTATATGGCTTCAGAATGATTTAGTAGTATTGATCTAATCAATAAGGTTATTGTTTTGGCAATATTGGTGATATGATAAAAAACTAATGTATCTTAACAATcttgaaaaatataaaagatgCATCATTTAACACACATGTCCCTGAATAGCCGGACATACCTTGTATCTTCGGAAATATTGAGATATCCGTCGGAATTCTGATGTAGAGTTCTGCTAGTCTGAACAATGTTTGTGTGACCCAGTGACAGTAAAGggttaaagagagagagagctgctaAGCCAATCACTACACACGATTGGTTAAGTCCCGCCTCCCAGGGGACATGATCGACAGGTCAGTACCTGTGTGATCGGATGAGAGAGACGAGACATGGTCGTGTCGAGCGGAGCACAAATTGATGCAGCATTggaaaaaacttaaaattattaaaatttggTTTTGCAAGTTTTCAATCAACGTGCAAGATATTAGATTTAAGATATTAAGAAGACACTGTGAGTTGGGAAGTCCCTGTGACTTGCTGCAATATATCTCGGTAAGCTAGCAACATGTTTTAATGTGCTGATTGTGTGTGCGATGCTACGCAATTTAGTGTACCGAGGTCAACCATTGAATAACTTGGTTAGAGTACATTTTAAAGTCCTGTTtgtaaaaaactaaaacaaataaacagatcaGGTCTTAAGGATAGAGTGAGGACTACTTCGGGATTCAGTTCTATTGATGGCTAGCCTCCCAGCATGATTTGACCTGGACTCAAGGGATTCATCAAGTACTCCACGTGGGGTAGGGTGGTGCCAGTCACCTGGACAGTCACCCACAGGTGAAAAGAGTGCACTCTGTTTCATAAACTGTTAAAACATTTAAGATTCTACGGAGAGTAGATTTAAAGGTGATCACCAACGactagaagattttttttattttgaagggcccaaattttttttttgttaatatgtattttaatatgtaatTTTTCTGTTGTCATTTACTATTTGTATGGTTATTACAGCTCACTCCCTCAGCTCCTTTTGAACCTGGATTAGAGGTGTATTCACTGGGAGGGGGGTTACACGGGAAAAAACTTGGCGAGCCAGCCAGGAGATTTGTGGATGAACTGTGATCATATGTGAAGGTCACTTGTATTGTGATTGACAGATTAACATTCTTGATTTGcaatattctttgtttttgttgttttctggtttaaatttaaaacttgAGGTTGAAATTAGAAGTTTAGTACACCTTTAAAATGGAGATTGTTGATACTGAAAGTATTAAAGTGCCAAACTCGCTCATCTTTAGTGGGTTGTCTCATACTCCAGTAGATGAGATTTGTGATTACCTAAAGCAATATGGGTTAATTAGGAGGATAGTTCATATTGACAACCCTGAGTCTGAATTTCATAAACAGGCTATTGTTGAGTTTGAATCAGGTGAAGCAGTACAGACACTTGCAGCCAATTTACCATTAGATTGGTCATGCTCTGCAGAACCTAAGATCATTTACCATGTGAAAAAACTGGCTAGCGTCTACAGCAGTAAGGCAGGAACTGGGGTCACCAATACATTCCTCTCTGAGCTTAAAGGCATAGCTTAACTGAGTGGAAAGTCCTTTTGAGAAAATTTTGAGAGATGAGTTGACTAGAATAACTGAAACAATTGAAGCTCATACAGAACCACCTAGTGAGATGCTGATGACAATTTCTCCAATTGCGGTAGCTTCACCCGATCTCACACAAGCCAAACAGCCTAAACTGACCTCACTTGGAACTCAGCAGCAGACTACACCTGTTGCTGCACCAGTTTCACCTGTTGTAGGAGAGACCACACACAACTTTTGCTTGTCCCCCAATTATCTCAGTACACCTGAAGTACAGCGAGTAGTGGTGGAACACGTTGTGAAAAGCGCAGATATTGTGTCTCAATTTCAGTCACCTACTAAATTGAGGTTCTTCTCAGGAAAGGATCCCTTTTCTAACTAGGAGGTAGACTATGACACCTGGCGGACTAGTGTTGACTTCTACTTGAATGACCCCACTGTATCCCATTCACAATTGGTGAGGAAAATTGTCGACAGTCTCTTACCTCCAGCAGCCAATATAGTGAAATCTTTGGGTTCCCAAGCTTCTCCACATGCTTACCTGGAATTGCTTGACTCAGCGTATGCAACTACTGAAGATGGAGATGAGCTGTACAATAAATTCTTTATACTCACCAGAACTCAGGAGAGAATACCATCCAGCTACCTTCACAGGCTACAATCATCCTTGAATGCAGCTGTGAGAAAAAAACCTGTATGTACAAGAGATGCAGACAAGCAGCTACTCAAACAGTTTTGCAGAGGGTGCTGGAACAACACATTAATTGCCATGCTTCAGCTAGAACAGAAGCACAGTAACCCACCAACTTTTTCAGAGTTATTGCTGTTACTGAGTATCGAAGAGGATAAACAAGCAGCTAAAGCTAGCAGAATGAAGCAACACTTAGGATTCCCAAAGCAAAAACTacaggctaacaaagaaactgCATGTGTCAATGAGATCCACAATATGGAAACCCAAGATAATGGTATGTCCTCAGCTATGTAGCAGATTCAGAAACAGATAGCCAACCTCCAAACTCAGATTGTGTCTCTCACAGTAAGAAAGGGAGAAAAAGCTGTGAAACCTAAAACACTTAAGAATCAGAGGGCTAAGGCAATCGAAAACCAGCCTACTTCTTAGACGCAATCACCAGTCAAGCTTCCGTCACCAAGCTGCGgtattgttttaaatgtggtGATGATGGTCACATCATTTTCAATTGCAGGAACC contains:
- the LOC137601492 gene encoding free fatty acid receptor 2-like, which produces MVGSEVILSVYIISFLIGLPANLLALYAFSIRIYSKPLPTDILLLNLTVSDLLFLIILPLKMHEAASGMKWNLPDFLCSITAFIFFSTIYTSSLLLMAVSVVRYIGIAFPITYHQLQEPVYAIVISVAIWLFSSAHCSITIITLHHPSLSSKNRTVCYENFTKKQLEVLLPVRMEFFIVLCLIPLLICVYCYLRCIVILYSRPRISCIQKQKAIGMALGTLAVFLICVLPYNISHLMGYLYGESPKWRYYCLLLSTFNTCIDPIIFYFSSSTFRCNSKNSIFRKCRFPCLEMQRQAANPHK